The Desulfomicrobium apsheronum genome includes a region encoding these proteins:
- a CDS encoding DNA-processing protein DprA translates to MKYTENALNILASLMYKGIGRAWVSKNINYYKNINSLIEQLNKSSKTEFDITIDDFENKKNNLKKIIHNSSSYIDGVIAIGDENFPTHRGHVKDSEKPIFLFYKGNLDLLKKSNKNIAVIGLLHPDANIENIERSVVNELVNKGATIVSGLALGCDTIAHRQALQSKGKTIAILPSPLSNILPSKNKDLAIDIVTNEGLLITEYLTDAKSKMALSGRYQDRDRLQALFSDCIVLSASYAKNNLGNDSGSRLAMGYAANYKIQRAVIYNELSDSDNDKFDLNRQCIKEDKNIIIINNENFEQSINATISTTTNTKNKYNTLSLLSYMQNNEN, encoded by the coding sequence ATGAAATATACGGAAAATGCCCTCAATATTTTAGCATCATTGATGTATAAAGGAATTGGACGCGCATGGGTGTCAAAAAATATAAATTATTATAAAAACATAAACTCTTTAATAGAGCAACTTAATAAAAGTTCAAAAACAGAGTTTGATATAACAATTGACGATTTTGAGAACAAAAAAAATAATTTAAAAAAAATAATACATAACTCATCAAGTTATATTGATGGCGTAATCGCAATAGGAGACGAAAACTTTCCAACACACAGAGGACACGTTAAAGACAGCGAAAAACCAATATTTTTATTTTATAAAGGAAATTTAGATCTTTTAAAAAAATCAAATAAAAATATTGCCGTAATAGGACTACTCCACCCAGATGCTAACATAGAGAATATTGAAAGAAGTGTTGTTAATGAACTTGTTAATAAAGGTGCAACTATTGTAAGCGGGCTCGCACTTGGATGCGACACAATTGCACACAGACAAGCTTTGCAATCTAAAGGGAAAACAATTGCAATTTTACCAAGCCCATTAAGCAATATATTACCATCAAAAAACAAAGATTTAGCTATCGATATTGTTACTAATGAGGGCTTACTAATTACTGAATACCTCACTGATGCAAAATCTAAAATGGCTTTATCTGGTCGGTATCAAGACAGAGACAGGTTACAAGCACTTTTCAGTGACTGCATAGTCTTGTCAGCTAGCTATGCTAAAAACAATCTAGGAAATGATAGCGGGTCAAGGTTGGCAATGGGATACGCAGCTAACTATAAAATTCAGAGAGCCGTAATCTACAACGAACTCTCCGACTCGGACAATGACAAATTTGATCTTAACAGACAATGCATCAAGGAAGACAAAAACATCATTATTATAAACAATGAAAATTTTGAACAATCTATTAATGCGACTATTTCCACTACAACAAATACAAAAAATAAGTACAATACATTAAGTTTATTATCATATATGCAAAATAATGAAAATTAA